Proteins encoded within one genomic window of Streptomyces kaniharaensis:
- a CDS encoding DUF190 domain-containing protein codes for MSRLTGPALRLTVLVGENDHWHHRPLYSEIVHRARAAGLAGASVFRGIEGFGASSLVHTTRLLSLSEDLPVAVVIVDEDERVRGFLPQLDELVAEGLVVLDPCEVIRYVGRGAGEHQK; via the coding sequence ATGAGCAGGTTGACGGGGCCGGCGCTGCGGCTGACCGTGCTGGTGGGGGAGAACGACCACTGGCACCACCGGCCGCTGTACAGCGAGATCGTGCACCGGGCGCGCGCCGCCGGGCTGGCCGGGGCGAGCGTGTTCCGGGGGATCGAGGGGTTCGGGGCGTCGTCGCTGGTGCACACGACCCGGCTGCTGTCGCTGAGCGAGGACCTGCCGGTGGCGGTGGTGATCGTGGACGAGGACGAGCGGGTGCGCGGGTTCCTGCCGCAGCTGGACGAGCTGGTGGCGGAGGGGCTGGTGGTGCTCGATCCGTGCGAGGTCATCCGGTACGTCGGGCGGGGCGCGGGGGAGCACCAGAAGT
- the crcB gene encoding fluoride efflux transporter CrcB produces the protein MTTSDGTVDGLARAVPRPGEAARRRPPLLRGQGPAVAVVALGGVIGAVARYAAGLAWAGGPSAFPWTTLLINVGGCAVIGVFLVAITEGRPAHPLLRPFFGTGVLGGFTTFSTYAVDVRRLVEEGRLGLGLTYLGLTLLAALGAVWAAAGLTRRLVHRAARADGRRS, from the coding sequence ATGACGACCTCGGACGGGACGGTGGACGGGTTGGCGCGCGCGGTGCCGAGGCCCGGGGAGGCGGCGCGGCGGCGCCCGCCGCTGCTGCGCGGGCAGGGGCCGGCCGTGGCCGTGGTCGCGCTGGGCGGGGTGATCGGGGCGGTGGCCCGGTACGCGGCGGGGCTGGCGTGGGCCGGCGGGCCGTCGGCGTTCCCGTGGACGACGCTGCTGATCAACGTAGGCGGCTGTGCCGTGATCGGGGTCTTCCTGGTGGCGATCACCGAGGGCCGTCCGGCGCACCCGTTGCTGCGGCCGTTCTTCGGGACGGGCGTGCTGGGCGGGTTCACCACGTTCTCGACGTACGCGGTGGACGTGCGGCGCCTGGTGGAGGAGGGGCGGCTCGGGCTCGGGCTGACGTACCTGGGGCTGACGCTGCTGGCGGCGCTCGGCGCGGTCTGGGCGGCGGCCGGGTTGACGCGCCGTCTGGTCCACCGCGCGGCGCGGGCCGACGGGAGGCGGTCATGA
- a CDS encoding metallopeptidase family protein, with product MTREEFETLVSDALDQIPPQLAAMMDNVAVFVEDEPDPADPELLGLYEGTPLTERGEWYAGVLPDRIIIYRGPTLRHCETREEVVEEVRTTVIHEVAHHFGFDDHELGELGWS from the coding sequence ATGACCCGGGAAGAGTTCGAGACGCTGGTCAGCGACGCCCTCGACCAGATTCCCCCGCAGCTCGCGGCCATGATGGACAACGTCGCGGTCTTCGTCGAGGACGAGCCCGACCCCGCCGACCCGGAACTCCTCGGCCTCTACGAGGGCACCCCGCTCACCGAACGCGGCGAGTGGTACGCGGGCGTCCTCCCCGACCGGATCATCATCTACCGCGGCCCCACCCTGCGGCACTGCGAGACCCGCGAGGAGGTCGTCGAGGAGGTCCGCACCACCGTCATCCACGAGGTCGCCCACCACTTCGGCTTCGACGACCACGAGCTCGGCGAACTCGGCTGGTCCTGA
- a CDS encoding type II toxin-antitoxin system VapC family toxin — protein MIVVDNSVLVAALVDRGPVGKACASRISGERLAAPALIDIEATSAVRGLLLGRKIEFADADRALRLLPSLPIQRAQHTELLPRIWELRGNFTAYDAAYVALAEHLGVPLVTGDAKLQRGSGARCVIEVIN, from the coding sequence GTGATCGTCGTCGACAACTCGGTGCTCGTGGCCGCGCTTGTTGATCGGGGCCCTGTCGGGAAGGCCTGCGCGAGCCGGATTTCGGGAGAACGCCTCGCCGCCCCAGCGCTGATCGACATCGAGGCCACGAGTGCCGTCCGAGGACTGCTGCTGGGCCGAAAGATCGAGTTCGCCGACGCGGATCGCGCACTTCGGCTGTTGCCCTCACTGCCGATTCAGCGAGCCCAGCACACGGAGCTCCTGCCGCGGATCTGGGAACTCCGAGGCAACTTCACTGCATATGACGCCGCGTATGTAGCCCTTGCCGAGCATCTGGGCGTACCTCTGGTCACTGGCGACGCCAAGCTGCAGCGAGGTTCCGGGGCACGGTGCGTCATCGAAGTAATCAACTGA
- a CDS encoding FitA-like ribbon-helix-helix domain-containing protein — protein MATVQIRNLNDEAYAILRRRADESGRSLQEYLRLRLEEEAAQPTVEEVLTTARENLSSSVSMADILAAQREGRGE, from the coding sequence ATGGCTACCGTGCAGATCAGGAACCTGAACGACGAGGCCTACGCGATACTGCGTCGGCGCGCAGACGAGTCGGGACGATCGCTGCAGGAGTACCTCCGGCTACGACTCGAGGAGGAGGCTGCACAACCCACCGTCGAGGAGGTGTTGACCACCGCCCGCGAGAACCTGTCGAGCAGTGTCTCGATGGCCGACATCCTCGCCGCACAGCGGGAGGGCCGGGGCGAGTGA